In a genomic window of Melitaea cinxia chromosome 25, ilMelCinx1.1, whole genome shotgun sequence:
- the LOC123665988 gene encoding EEF1A lysine methyltransferase 2, which translates to MDEELDSSELGTQKYWQETYIKEIHNYEDHGDPGDVWFGEDSAIRVINWICDLGIDKNTAIVDLGCGNGYTLSELARNGFTNLLGIDYCEEAVTLAEKVNKNEFPIIKFKVFDIINNDVVTLGKFGLVHDKGTYDAISLNPDNPREHRQKYIEQVVEMLQDNGIFVITSCNWTESELLKHFQEKLKLKCVIPTPQFKFGGKVGSVVSSMVFEKNVFE; encoded by the exons atggacgAAGAACTTGATTCATCAGAACTGGGTACACAGAAATACTGGCAAGAAACTTACATAAaggaaatacataattatgaggACCATGGTGATCCCGGCGACGTCTGGTTCGGTGAAGACAGCGCAATAAGAGTTATCAACTGGATATGTGATTTGGGCATTGATAAAAATACAGCAATCGTTGATCTGG GTTGCGGTAATGGTTACACACTATCAGAGCTAGCGAGAAATGGTTTCACAAATTTATTAGGAATCGATTACTGTGAGGAAGCTGTGACATTAGCTgaaaaagttaacaaaaatgAATTTCCCATAATAAAGTTCAAG gTGTTTGATATAATAAACAATGACGTGGTTACATTAGGAAAATTTGGTTTGGTCCACGATAAAGGAACGTATGACGCGATATCGCTAAACCCGGACAACCCTAGGGAACACAGACAGAAGTACATCGAACAAGTGGTTGAAATGTTGCAGGATAATG gtaTATTTGTAATAACGTCATGTAATTGGACAGAAAgtgaattattaaaacattttcaagaaaaattgaaattaaaatgcgTGATACCGACGCCACAGTTCAAATTTGGCGGGAAAGTCGGCAGCGTTGTATCGTCTATGGTGTTTgagaaaaatgtttttgaataa